In Reichenbachiella agarivorans, one genomic interval encodes:
- a CDS encoding carbohydrate-binding protein: protein MVISVNLQARQFFDKSKDLLLANFDLKPDEDDIHSAAALASMLQHPDLAGIDYYVVAGAYGQQGGTYITSAVPGFYNSLFGTQNQKWTDAHNNWSASVTRVRDKVKSVLNAGGKVFVQEAGQSDFTYDLCQALLNDGVTAATIQSKIIVVQHSQWNEDQATQWKLNWVKNNTDYNKIDDGNSSNSTPGYNTSNTTWMNQAKAASNPNAASKSYWTQADQICDNWNASWENPNIAGGGVDFSDCSENWWIFNIGSDADNISKFWNRYVVNTPSSGGTDDISCNSLPSSIASSTTISVSVPYIASQSRDVVVEFWNNSWIATGSTTVGAGSGTATVIINLNSAPAVGSNYILKTSIRPVGATWQQNLDFCQINNLTVTNGGGNQAAYGGTPWSIPGRIEAQDYDMGGEGVAYHDTDATNNGGQYRTDGVDIENNGDSSGNFNIGWMNTGEWLEYTTNVNSTMNYHFYVRVSSINGNGQFKILVDGNDVSSTQSVPNTGGWQSYTTLTIPNVNLSSGQHVVRIEVVSGGMNLNFWSAWASPNARMLSENETKLSDELSQVTVYPMPLTHGDLTVQLHQNSNRQTQIALFSLDGRVLPIQYHEENAKIIITNASIPKGISLLRIGTDQNTQTIRVKK from the coding sequence ATGGTCATAAGCGTTAATCTCCAAGCCCGTCAGTTTTTTGACAAGAGCAAGGATTTACTACTAGCCAACTTTGATTTAAAACCAGATGAAGATGACATCCATTCGGCAGCAGCCCTAGCCAGTATGCTCCAGCACCCAGATCTGGCAGGCATTGATTACTATGTAGTAGCTGGTGCATACGGACAGCAAGGCGGCACTTACATTACTTCTGCTGTACCTGGTTTTTACAACAGTTTATTTGGTACACAAAACCAAAAATGGACTGATGCACATAACAATTGGAGCGCTTCGGTGACAAGGGTGCGAGACAAAGTAAAATCCGTCCTCAATGCTGGAGGAAAGGTGTTTGTACAGGAAGCTGGGCAATCGGACTTTACCTACGACCTCTGTCAGGCACTCTTGAACGATGGAGTGACAGCTGCTACCATCCAGTCAAAAATCATCGTAGTTCAACACAGCCAATGGAATGAAGACCAAGCGACACAGTGGAAACTAAACTGGGTCAAGAACAACACAGACTACAACAAGATCGACGATGGCAATAGCTCCAACAGCACACCAGGCTACAACACCTCCAATACTACCTGGATGAACCAGGCCAAAGCGGCAAGTAACCCCAATGCAGCCTCCAAGAGCTATTGGACACAAGCTGACCAAATCTGTGACAACTGGAATGCCTCATGGGAAAATCCCAACATCGCTGGTGGCGGTGTTGATTTTTCAGATTGCTCCGAAAACTGGTGGATATTCAACATAGGCTCAGATGCCGACAACATCAGTAAATTCTGGAATCGCTATGTCGTCAATACCCCGTCAAGTGGTGGTACAGATGACATCAGCTGCAATTCCCTGCCTAGCAGTATTGCCTCATCGACCACTATCTCAGTCTCTGTTCCGTACATTGCCAGTCAATCCAGAGATGTGGTAGTAGAGTTTTGGAACAACAGCTGGATCGCTACAGGTAGTACTACTGTAGGTGCAGGTAGTGGTACGGCCACTGTCATCATCAATCTAAACAGTGCTCCTGCGGTCGGTAGCAACTATATATTGAAGACCAGCATCCGTCCCGTGGGAGCTACCTGGCAGCAGAATCTGGACTTTTGTCAGATCAACAATCTGACCGTAACCAATGGAGGAGGTAATCAAGCAGCCTATGGTGGTACTCCTTGGTCTATCCCAGGAAGAATAGAGGCTCAAGACTATGATATGGGAGGTGAAGGTGTTGCCTATCACGATACAGACGCTACCAACAATGGTGGTCAATATCGCACCGACGGTGTGGATATAGAAAACAACGGAGATAGCAGTGGCAACTTCAATATAGGTTGGATGAACACTGGTGAATGGTTGGAATACACGACTAACGTCAATTCCACCATGAATTACCACTTCTATGTCAGAGTGAGTTCCATCAACGGCAATGGCCAGTTCAAAATTCTGGTCGATGGCAATGATGTATCTAGCACCCAATCTGTACCCAATACGGGTGGCTGGCAAAGTTATACTACACTGACCATCCCCAACGTCAACCTCTCGTCAGGGCAGCATGTGGTACGCATAGAGGTAGTATCTGGAGGAATGAATCTCAATTTTTGGTCTGCATGGGCTTCTCCTAACGCTCGTATGCTAAGTGAAAATGAAACGAAACTCTCTGATGAACTCTCACAGGTCACAGTCTATCCTATGCCATTAACTCATGGTGATCTGACAGTACAATTGCACCAAAATAGCAATCGTCAAACTCAGATCGCTCTCTTTTCCTTGGATGGAAGGGTACTCCCTATTCAATACCATGAAGAGAATGCTAAAATCATCATCACCAATGCATCAATACCAAAAGGAATTTCATTACTTAGAATTGGCACAGACCAAAATACACAAACAATAAGAGTGAAAAAATAG
- the galB gene encoding beta-galactosidase GalB — MVCLLIACGEKEQNKYLPDQAFNEEWLFKKAELEAQNFDFDDHNWDAVTLPHDWAIAGPFDRQHNARTGGLPVTGMGWYRKHFDVPADMNNKRISIEFDGAMNDAYVWVNGQLVGNRPFGYIGFEFDITDHIRFGKENVIAVRLNPKDLSSRWYPGAGLYRNVRIKYNETTHIAQWGTYITTPEISDEQAHIKIETKINGSKATEAQLRTTIIDAQDQTIATQTQAITTAIIDTELSVKSPNRWQPDAPYLYTLVSEVLDDDQVIDRYESPFGIRTIEVTVNDGLLVNGERLQLNGVCMHHDLGPLGAAVNYRATERQVEILQNMGVNAIRTSHNPPSPELLDICDKKGVVVIVEAFDEWQMGKVENGYNLLFDEWHERDLRDMIKRDRNHPSVVMWSIGNEILEQSQKDGWKLTKHLSDICHDEDPSRKTTIGFNYYPAPYKNQLAFQVDVVGLNYWPLQLKELREQYPDMILYGSETSSQTSSRGIYHLPIQADVVKETGQVSSYDGTVGPPWAYPPDVEFEQQELNPHSLGEFMWTGFDYLGEPTPYGGRDNSTNGYWNDDWPSHSSYFAPIDLTGLPKDRYYLYQSQWTETPMVHVLPHWNWEGKEGEEIPIYAYTNAQEVELFVNGKSMGKKVKGKDKTPIPAEFHFFEKGTYMSPYRLSWSVPYEPGTLEVVAYKDGKEVARKSVNTAGTAAQIQLSPDRQEITADGKDLSFITVSVRDEEGNLVPDASHMIHFEVDGAGKIAAVGNGDPRCLLSFKGDKMEAFSGQMMLIVQSQNGKNGEIKIKASAEGLPMAESTIQSF; from the coding sequence GTGGTCTGTCTTCTGATAGCCTGTGGTGAAAAAGAACAAAACAAATACCTGCCCGATCAGGCATTCAACGAAGAGTGGCTATTCAAAAAAGCCGAACTAGAAGCACAAAACTTCGATTTTGACGACCACAACTGGGATGCCGTCACACTGCCCCACGACTGGGCGATCGCAGGCCCCTTCGACCGCCAGCACAACGCCCGTACTGGAGGTCTACCCGTGACTGGCATGGGTTGGTATCGCAAACACTTCGACGTACCAGCAGATATGAACAACAAACGTATCTCCATCGAATTTGACGGAGCGATGAACGATGCCTACGTCTGGGTCAACGGCCAGTTGGTTGGCAATCGCCCATTTGGCTATATCGGTTTTGAATTTGACATCACGGATCATATCCGATTCGGAAAAGAAAACGTAATCGCCGTACGCCTCAACCCCAAAGATCTGAGCTCTAGATGGTATCCTGGAGCAGGTCTATACAGAAATGTTAGGATCAAATACAACGAAACTACACATATCGCGCAGTGGGGTACCTACATCACCACGCCAGAGATCAGCGATGAGCAAGCACACATCAAGATTGAAACCAAAATAAATGGCTCAAAAGCTACTGAGGCACAACTCAGAACTACGATCATCGACGCTCAAGATCAGACCATCGCCACACAAACTCAGGCTATCACAACAGCCATCATAGATACAGAATTGAGCGTCAAAAGCCCCAATCGCTGGCAGCCTGATGCCCCATATCTTTATACGCTAGTGTCTGAAGTGCTAGATGATGACCAGGTGATCGATCGATACGAGTCCCCATTCGGCATACGTACCATCGAAGTGACCGTCAATGACGGTCTGCTGGTCAACGGCGAGCGTCTGCAGCTCAACGGCGTGTGTATGCACCACGATCTCGGCCCACTGGGTGCTGCGGTCAACTACAGAGCAACCGAGCGACAAGTCGAAATCCTCCAAAATATGGGGGTCAATGCCATTCGTACTAGCCACAACCCTCCATCGCCTGAGCTACTCGATATCTGCGACAAAAAAGGTGTCGTGGTGATCGTGGAAGCCTTCGATGAGTGGCAGATGGGCAAAGTAGAAAATGGTTACAACCTCCTTTTCGACGAATGGCACGAACGTGATCTAAGAGATATGATCAAACGTGACCGCAACCACCCCTCTGTCGTCATGTGGAGCATTGGCAATGAAATCCTAGAGCAGTCGCAAAAAGACGGTTGGAAACTTACCAAGCACCTCTCAGATATTTGCCACGACGAAGACCCTAGTCGTAAAACCACCATAGGGTTCAACTACTATCCTGCACCCTACAAGAACCAGTTGGCGTTTCAAGTCGACGTAGTAGGGCTCAACTACTGGCCTCTACAGCTCAAAGAGTTAAGAGAACAGTACCCTGATATGATCCTATATGGCTCAGAAACCTCCTCCCAAACGAGTAGCCGAGGAATCTACCACCTACCTATCCAAGCTGATGTAGTCAAAGAAACAGGTCAAGTTTCCAGCTATGACGGGACCGTGGGACCTCCGTGGGCATACCCACCAGATGTAGAGTTTGAGCAACAAGAGCTCAATCCGCATTCGCTGGGCGAGTTTATGTGGACGGGTTTTGACTATCTGGGAGAGCCTACTCCCTATGGCGGTCGTGACAACTCTACCAATGGCTACTGGAATGACGACTGGCCGTCTCACTCGTCTTACTTTGCGCCGATAGATCTCACTGGCCTGCCCAAGGATCGCTACTATCTCTACCAGAGCCAGTGGACAGAAACGCCGATGGTACATGTTTTGCCTCACTGGAACTGGGAAGGAAAAGAGGGAGAAGAAATTCCTATCTATGCCTACACCAATGCTCAGGAAGTAGAGCTCTTCGTCAACGGCAAGTCCATGGGTAAAAAAGTGAAAGGAAAAGACAAAACACCTATTCCCGCCGAATTTCACTTTTTTGAGAAAGGAACCTATATGAGTCCATACAGACTGAGCTGGTCTGTTCCCTACGAGCCAGGCACATTGGAAGTAGTGGCTTACAAAGACGGCAAAGAAGTCGCCAGAAAGTCTGTCAACACGGCTGGAACCGCTGCCCAAATCCAGCTGAGTCCTGATCGCCAGGAGATCACAGCCGACGGCAAAGATTTGTCATTCATCACGGTGAGTGTTAGAGACGAAGAAGGCAATCTGGTACCAGATGCTTCTCACATGATCCACTTTGAAGTTGATGGTGCAGGCAAAATCGCCGCTGTAGGCAATGGAGACCCCAGATGTCTACTGAGCTTCAAAGGAGACAAGATGGAAGCCTTCAGCGGACAAATGATGCTGATCGTACAGTCTCAAAATGGTAAAAACGGAGAAATCAAAATCAAAGCCAGTGCAGAGGGCTTGCCAATGGCAGAAAGCACTATTCAATCGTTTTAA
- a CDS encoding Ig-like domain-containing protein, whose translation MREKLRFCIVSVLLCLSGVIACQITYAQTHVKVDIATLNYLGESNELKREKYFAYHNTGSDTEMQEFETTYDVVQGRRFWSPYGYAKNQTGEVAKYPAFKPDNDNSVRSVKRQIATEHPSNAFLDGMDPVSAGEWAAEYYKNWVEDDERPMYFEPMNEPFVHASEFYDGGWNIAENIRIKKQMSQLYGQIGKAIHATPELVNMKVIGYSAAWPSMELDNFSHWGENMKSFMDIAGEHMDAFSTHLYDGINVEGQNNKRSGSNSEAILDLIECYSFAKWGVVKPHAISEYGGIENGYGTDYSDLASVQTVRSINHLLFNLLNRDDRVEVSIPFITGKATWHISAENNYQPYGAVLWKPTNIGEPTPAGWEYTPRITFFQLWKDVKGKRVDITSDNFDIQTVAYLDGNKLYVGLNNLSDNTQEVNLEFLNGLPEVAQISHRSIKIYSDQAHEYKDEMLDELPAAISMVEGQTSVLIVELSQSVDQFEKTVTTRRYYSSRVVEGISANAPILYQFKDVEVGQGRAQLNFGIGRKHDRTKQPEVLINGVKVEVPDNWKGYDQADREDFFGLIEVPFSADLLVTGRNIVSLTFPDGGGQVSSVVLQSTLDNASLASDEISLNPAEMNMDIGDEVQMEVSMDGTSDITWASSNQLVATVTADGVVTALAEGRCMISAKTADGLIAYSTVYVVDEVLSVDGGLNNSEWVLYPNPANGGDVSIRFNQGVQVQKLEVLNLTGQLLYARSINAQRDTLEIPLSQFTQSEALLLVRVRTEKGVLLTKVVSK comes from the coding sequence ATGAGAGAAAAATTACGATTTTGTATTGTTAGTGTTTTGTTGTGTTTATCAGGGGTGATTGCTTGTCAAATCACCTATGCTCAGACTCATGTCAAGGTGGATATTGCTACCTTGAACTACCTAGGGGAATCCAATGAGCTAAAAAGAGAAAAGTACTTTGCCTACCACAATACAGGTAGCGATACTGAGATGCAGGAGTTCGAAACCACCTATGATGTGGTTCAGGGCAGGAGGTTTTGGAGTCCATACGGATATGCAAAGAATCAAACAGGCGAAGTGGCCAAATACCCAGCATTTAAGCCAGATAATGACAACAGTGTGCGTAGTGTAAAGCGTCAAATCGCTACCGAGCATCCTAGTAATGCCTTTTTGGATGGGATGGATCCTGTGTCGGCGGGTGAGTGGGCAGCCGAGTACTACAAAAACTGGGTTGAAGATGATGAGCGTCCGATGTACTTCGAGCCAATGAACGAGCCCTTTGTTCATGCTTCGGAGTTCTATGATGGTGGATGGAATATCGCCGAAAATATCAGAATCAAAAAACAAATGTCCCAACTGTATGGACAGATCGGGAAGGCGATTCATGCTACACCAGAGCTGGTCAATATGAAGGTGATCGGTTATTCCGCTGCTTGGCCATCGATGGAGCTCGATAATTTTAGTCACTGGGGAGAAAACATGAAGTCATTCATGGATATTGCAGGTGAACACATGGACGCTTTTTCTACCCACCTCTACGACGGTATAAATGTAGAAGGACAGAATAACAAACGATCTGGTAGCAACTCTGAAGCAATCTTGGATCTGATTGAGTGCTACAGCTTTGCGAAATGGGGAGTAGTCAAGCCACATGCCATCTCCGAATACGGTGGTATCGAAAATGGATATGGAACTGACTACAGTGATTTGGCTTCTGTGCAGACTGTCAGATCTATTAATCATCTCCTATTCAACTTGCTGAATCGTGACGATCGTGTAGAGGTGTCGATACCATTCATCACGGGCAAGGCTACATGGCACATCTCAGCAGAAAACAACTACCAGCCTTATGGAGCGGTACTGTGGAAGCCGACGAATATCGGTGAGCCTACTCCTGCAGGTTGGGAATATACACCACGGATTACTTTCTTCCAGCTATGGAAGGATGTGAAGGGTAAGCGAGTAGATATTACATCTGATAATTTTGACATCCAGACCGTAGCATATCTTGATGGAAACAAACTCTACGTGGGACTAAACAACCTGTCTGATAATACACAAGAAGTGAATTTAGAATTCCTGAATGGACTTCCTGAAGTAGCTCAAATCAGCCATCGTTCAATCAAAATATACAGCGACCAAGCACATGAGTATAAGGACGAAATGCTGGATGAATTGCCTGCTGCCATTTCCATGGTAGAAGGGCAAACCTCCGTTTTGATAGTAGAACTGAGCCAGAGTGTAGATCAATTCGAAAAAACAGTAACTACTCGCAGATACTATAGCAGTCGTGTGGTAGAAGGGATATCGGCTAATGCACCGATCTTGTATCAGTTCAAAGACGTGGAGGTAGGACAGGGGCGTGCACAGCTCAATTTTGGAATCGGACGCAAACATGACCGAACCAAGCAGCCTGAAGTGTTGATCAATGGAGTCAAAGTCGAAGTGCCTGACAATTGGAAGGGCTATGACCAGGCAGATAGAGAGGACTTTTTTGGATTGATCGAAGTACCATTTTCGGCTGATCTGTTGGTAACAGGGCGCAACATCGTTTCTTTGACTTTTCCAGATGGTGGAGGTCAGGTCAGTTCAGTGGTGTTGCAATCTACACTAGACAATGCTTCTCTGGCATCTGATGAGATCAGTCTGAACCCTGCTGAGATGAATATGGATATCGGTGATGAGGTACAGATGGAAGTATCTATGGATGGTACCTCAGATATCACTTGGGCTAGTTCCAATCAATTAGTAGCGACAGTAACTGCAGATGGGGTAGTGACTGCATTGGCCGAAGGCAGGTGTATGATCTCTGCCAAGACTGCTGATGGATTGATTGCCTATAGCACAGTATATGTAGTAGACGAGGTACTTTCTGTTGATGGAGGTCTAAATAATTCGGAATGGGTTCTATATCCAAACCCAGCCAATGGCGGAGATGTATCCATTCGTTTCAACCAAGGAGTGCAGGTACAAAAGCTAGAAGTTCTTAATCTGACAGGACAGTTGTTGTATGCTCGATCTATCAATGCTCAAAGAGATACATTAGAGATTCCACTGTCACAATTTACGCAATCTGAGGCTTTGTTGTTAGTTAGAGTTAGAACCGAAAAAGGAGTGCTTCTCACCAAGGTAGTGAGTAAATAA
- a CDS encoding carbohydrate-binding protein, which produces MKHDYIKTRMEGIILSKRMWVTLTLFFITTLSFSQTSVNISPKVQRYVGNVSQLDRTKYFNLHSISTDSDHNTFYSNYNVGKGRSFWGPFSYSNSKGNAVGSYPAPKSGGSGTRNVSRYIATEHPAAVFVDGINVQTAADWAAEYYLDFVDASGRPEFFEPMNEPFVHAKDFYSGPWSNSENDRIKLQMAQLFDAVGSKFHATPELSNMKILGYSSAWPSLELNNFGHWDENMKMFMDVAGANMDAFATHLYDGVNVSGQDNKRSGSNSEAILDLIETYSYTKWGTVKPHAISEYGAIEQGYGDNYSDIASIQTVRSINHILFNLLERENKMAISIPFITGKAEWHITAANNYQPYQAALFKPTNIGQPNPASWEYTPRIHFYELWKDVAGTRTYVSSNNPDIQVQGFVNGNKLYVALNNLDEGQETINLNFAQQISGLQNVKIKSLKIYDQSMPNMSITNQGNAPSSMTLLGGETVVLEYSYSNNISFDNVIRSKKYYTSKHLQSINANTAISFTFNNVTTGTGTAVLHMGIGRKHDKSKAPEVKVNGTTVSVPSNWKGYDQANRDDFFGTIDIPVPMNLIQSNNSITVKFPDGGGHVSSMILEVNKYDQAVSVNDDIGFVNPPSTIESNTSLSFEVSYAASTTRDLIVEFWSSTGWLAQGKTVVNAGSGITAVNVNLTTAPSPGSGYVIKTSIRPTNGNWTTALDTDQANNITVTAPAIQTPYSGTAATVPGTVQAENYDVGGEGVAYHDTDASNQGNQYRTDGVDIEACSDTDGGYNIGWMNTGEWLEYTVNFTVTQNYDFFPRLASLNGGAQYRLLIDGVDVTGTKNLTATGGWQSYTTHHLRDVHVTSGLHLVRFEVISGGINLNSWAAWQAQNGTRIAIVSKEDEPRDISVYPNPLDEDVLNIQLNHNEPSTLSIYDINGRLAYKQEIENNTLSIQRQLLPQPGLYLLHIQSSYGLITRKLILE; this is translated from the coding sequence ATGAAACACGATTACATCAAAACACGGATGGAAGGAATAATCCTATCCAAAAGAATGTGGGTCACTTTGACCTTGTTCTTCATCACCACACTATCATTTTCACAAACCAGCGTCAACATATCTCCCAAAGTACAACGCTACGTTGGCAATGTCTCTCAGCTGGATAGAACCAAATATTTCAATCTACACTCTATCAGTACAGATAGTGACCATAATACCTTTTACAGCAACTATAATGTAGGAAAAGGTCGTAGTTTTTGGGGACCTTTCTCCTACTCCAATAGCAAAGGCAATGCTGTAGGTAGCTATCCCGCCCCCAAATCTGGAGGATCTGGCACACGTAATGTCAGTCGCTATATAGCTACTGAACATCCAGCAGCAGTCTTCGTCGATGGTATCAATGTACAAACTGCGGCAGATTGGGCAGCAGAGTATTACTTGGATTTTGTAGATGCTTCGGGTCGACCTGAATTTTTCGAACCAATGAATGAGCCCTTTGTACACGCCAAGGACTTTTACAGTGGTCCATGGAGCAACAGCGAGAACGATCGCATCAAACTGCAAATGGCACAACTCTTTGATGCGGTAGGTTCCAAGTTTCATGCTACACCAGAGCTGTCCAATATGAAAATTCTGGGTTACTCTTCCGCTTGGCCTTCCTTGGAGTTGAATAATTTCGGTCATTGGGACGAAAACATGAAGATGTTTATGGATGTAGCGGGTGCCAATATGGACGCCTTTGCTACGCATCTGTATGATGGAGTCAATGTATCTGGTCAGGACAATAAGCGGTCGGGAAGCAACTCAGAGGCTATCCTCGACCTCATAGAAACCTACAGCTACACCAAATGGGGTACCGTGAAACCTCACGCTATCTCCGAATATGGCGCCATCGAGCAGGGATATGGCGACAACTACTCCGATATAGCCAGCATACAAACTGTACGCTCGATCAATCATATCCTTTTCAATCTACTGGAGAGAGAAAATAAAATGGCAATTTCGATCCCATTCATCACAGGCAAAGCAGAATGGCACATCACGGCTGCCAATAACTACCAGCCCTACCAAGCAGCACTCTTCAAACCAACCAATATTGGACAACCTAATCCCGCTAGTTGGGAATACACACCACGCATTCACTTCTACGAACTGTGGAAAGACGTAGCAGGTACACGCACATATGTATCCAGTAACAATCCCGATATCCAGGTACAAGGTTTTGTCAACGGCAACAAACTCTATGTGGCTCTCAACAATCTGGACGAAGGTCAGGAGACGATCAACCTCAACTTTGCACAACAAATCTCAGGTCTACAAAATGTCAAAATCAAAAGTCTGAAAATATACGACCAAAGCATGCCCAATATGAGCATCACCAATCAGGGCAATGCACCATCCAGTATGACCCTACTTGGAGGAGAAACCGTCGTGTTGGAGTACAGCTACAGCAACAACATCAGCTTCGACAATGTGATTCGAAGCAAGAAATACTATACGAGCAAACATCTCCAAAGCATCAATGCCAATACTGCTATCAGCTTCACATTCAACAACGTGACAACAGGCACAGGCACTGCAGTGCTTCACATGGGGATTGGGCGCAAACACGACAAATCCAAAGCACCTGAAGTAAAAGTCAACGGCACTACCGTAAGTGTACCGTCCAATTGGAAAGGCTATGACCAAGCCAATAGAGATGACTTCTTTGGAACTATTGACATCCCTGTGCCTATGAATTTGATTCAGAGCAACAACAGCATCACGGTCAAATTTCCTGACGGAGGTGGACATGTCAGTTCTATGATACTGGAGGTCAACAAGTACGATCAAGCCGTAAGTGTCAATGACGATATCGGTTTCGTCAATCCTCCTAGCACTATCGAATCCAACACTTCCTTGAGTTTTGAGGTGAGCTACGCTGCAAGTACGACTCGTGATCTGATCGTAGAGTTTTGGTCATCTACTGGTTGGTTGGCCCAAGGCAAAACAGTAGTCAATGCTGGCAGTGGCATAACTGCGGTAAATGTAAACCTGACTACTGCCCCTAGTCCTGGATCAGGCTATGTAATCAAAACCAGCATCAGACCGACCAACGGCAACTGGACCACTGCACTAGATACAGATCAAGCCAACAACATCACGGTAACAGCTCCTGCCATTCAAACTCCCTACAGCGGTACTGCTGCTACTGTGCCTGGCACAGTACAAGCGGAGAACTATGATGTAGGAGGAGAAGGTGTTGCCTACCATGATACGGATGCAAGTAATCAAGGCAATCAGTACAGAACCGACGGTGTGGATATAGAAGCCTGCAGTGATACGGACGGTGGGTACAACATCGGCTGGATGAATACTGGAGAATGGCTAGAATATACAGTCAACTTCACCGTGACTCAAAACTATGATTTCTTTCCACGTCTGGCATCACTCAATGGTGGTGCACAATATCGACTCTTGATTGATGGAGTAGATGTAACAGGCACTAAAAACCTAACAGCAACAGGTGGCTGGCAAAGCTACACCACCCATCATCTCAGAGACGTGCATGTGACCAGTGGACTGCATCTGGTTCGTTTTGAAGTGATCAGTGGAGGGATAAACCTCAACAGCTGGGCCGCCTGGCAAGCTCAAAATGGTACAAGAATAGCTATCGTATCAAAGGAAGATGAACCCAGAGATATCAGCGTGTATCCCAATCCGCTCGATGAAGATGTACTCAACATACAACTCAACCACAACGAACCCAGTACGCTCAGCATCTATGACATAAACGGTCGTTTGGCATACAAACAAGAAATAGAAAATAATACCCTAAGCATACAGAGACAACTCCTTCCCCAACCTGGTCTCTATCTATTGCACATTCAAAGCAGCTATGGTTTGATCACTAGAAAACTAATCCTAGAATAA
- a CDS encoding Kelch repeat-containing protein, translating into MNKNRKVMFGVGVIIAFCTLAYPSAGQWHALETIGQATPRHESGLVIFSGNLYLIGGRGVKPVEVLDLETNEWTQKQPTPIEMHHITPVVVGDKIYVVGGLTGGYPKEQPIGQVYVYDPVTDQWNTIFEIPKERQRGAGGVVVDGDNIYLVNGITYGHTSGTNAMMDVYHVSSNTWESLPDVPHIRDHSTAAIVNHKLYALGGRNTSHHEEGNFMAFFQAVVTEVDVYDLKSGQWSTLSTELPIPSAGAGIAAWKKGLIYVGGETGDNPARNEAYYLDARKESWEALPKLNQGRHGTNAAIVDDKLYIGAGSGNRGGGPELNSVEVLGLKK; encoded by the coding sequence ATGAATAAGAATAGAAAAGTGATGTTTGGAGTAGGGGTAATCATTGCCTTTTGTACACTTGCATATCCATCGGCTGGACAGTGGCATGCGCTAGAGACTATCGGTCAAGCTACTCCAAGGCATGAGTCAGGATTGGTGATTTTTTCTGGTAATCTCTACTTGATAGGTGGGCGAGGAGTCAAGCCTGTCGAGGTTTTAGATTTAGAAACCAATGAATGGACACAAAAGCAACCTACTCCTATCGAAATGCATCATATCACACCAGTAGTGGTGGGAGACAAAATCTATGTTGTCGGCGGTCTTACCGGTGGATATCCTAAGGAGCAACCAATCGGCCAGGTGTATGTGTACGACCCAGTCACAGATCAGTGGAATACAATATTCGAAATCCCCAAAGAACGCCAGCGAGGCGCAGGTGGTGTAGTAGTGGATGGAGATAACATCTATTTGGTCAACGGAATCACCTATGGTCATACCAGTGGAACTAATGCCATGATGGATGTATATCATGTATCTAGCAATACCTGGGAGAGCTTGCCCGATGTGCCTCATATCCGTGATCATAGTACTGCAGCCATTGTAAATCATAAACTCTATGCGCTTGGAGGAAGAAATACCAGCCATCATGAAGAAGGCAATTTTATGGCTTTCTTTCAGGCGGTAGTCACCGAGGTGGATGTGTATGATCTAAAAAGTGGTCAATGGTCGACGCTCTCCACTGAGCTGCCTATTCCATCTGCAGGAGCAGGGATAGCAGCATGGAAAAAAGGGTTGATCTATGTAGGTGGAGAAACAGGAGATAACCCAGCTAGAAATGAAGCCTACTATCTGGATGCTAGGAAAGAAAGCTGGGAAGCACTGCCAAAACTCAACCAAGGCCGACATGGTACGAATGCTGCTATCGTTGATGACAAGCTCTACATCGGCGCAGGCAGTGGCAACAGAGGCGGTGGCCCAGAGTTGAATAGTGTGGAGGTGCTTGGGTTGAAAAAGTAG